The Candidatus Zixiibacteriota bacterium genome includes a window with the following:
- a CDS encoding HDIG domain-containing protein, whose amino-acid sequence MRNRDKARELLYHYTKSDSLRKHALAVEAAMRHFAEKFGEDADYWGNIGLLHDFDYEQYPDKHPLPGTDILRDNGYDRDFTDSILSHVDTTGIDRNTKHRQTLFAVDELCGFVTAVALVRPSKKVADVKVKSVKKKLKDKAFARQVSREDIRKGAEQLGLPLEEVIENVVLAMSKVAPELGL is encoded by the coding sequence ATGAGAAATAGAGATAAAGCCCGGGAACTGCTTTACCATTATACAAAAAGCGATTCGCTACGCAAACATGCCTTAGCGGTTGAGGCGGCTATGCGTCATTTTGCCGAAAAATTCGGCGAGGATGCGGATTACTGGGGCAATATCGGTCTTCTGCATGATTTCGATTATGAGCAATATCCCGATAAGCATCCTCTTCCCGGTACGGATATATTGCGCGATAACGGTTATGATCGGGATTTTACCGATTCGATATTATCTCATGTGGATACGACCGGAATCGATCGTAATACAAAGCATCGCCAGACACTATTTGCGGTGGATGAGCTTTGCGGGTTCGTTACCGCGGTTGCTTTGGTAAGACCCTCAAAGAAAGTGGCGGATGTTAAAGTCAAGTCAGTGAAAAAGAAGTTGAAAGATAAAGCTTTCGCCCGCCAGGTTTCCCGTGAGGATATCAGAAAGGGCGCCGAACAGCTTGGCTTGCCTCTCGAGGAGGTAATCGAAAATGTTGTTTTGGCGATGTCAAAGGTTGCTCCTGAACTGGGGTTGTAA
- a CDS encoding HAD family phosphatase: MKQQFKAILFDMDGTLIDSMKYHVIAWKQAFAEAGYYPDELEFYLNEGVKHPVTVRDRLKTLGVDNPDEETITRIFTRKREIFHEIADIRPTEGIPELLDMLHGKVKLGIVTAGLQSVVDRVLAKHFNNYFDIIVHYESVKKGKPNPEPYLYGAKLTGLPNENILAIENAPAGIESAIGAGLTCWAVRTTLEAEYLSQADRVFGDFGDMKGALAAFIE; the protein is encoded by the coding sequence ATGAAACAGCAATTCAAAGCCATTTTATTCGACATGGATGGCACCCTTATTGATTCCATGAAATATCATGTCATCGCCTGGAAACAGGCTTTTGCGGAAGCCGGTTATTATCCCGATGAATTGGAGTTTTATCTCAATGAGGGAGTCAAGCATCCCGTAACGGTGCGCGACCGTTTGAAAACTCTGGGCGTTGATAATCCCGATGAGGAGACGATAACGAGAATCTTCACTCGCAAGCGGGAGATATTTCACGAGATAGCAGATATAAGACCAACCGAGGGCATACCTGAGCTTCTCGACATGCTTCATGGCAAAGTCAAGCTTGGGATAGTTACCGCCGGTTTGCAATCGGTAGTCGATAGAGTATTGGCAAAGCATTTCAATAATTACTTTGATATTATCGTCCACTACGAGAGCGTTAAAAAAGGAAAGCCTAATCCGGAACCGTATCTATATGGCGCAAAATTAACCGGCTTGCCGAATGAGAACATCCTGGCAATCGAGAATGCGCCGGCGGGTATCGAGTCGGCTATCGGCGCTGGCCTGACATGCTGGGCGGTACGCACTACACTTGAGGCGGAATATTTATCGCAGGCTGATAGGGTGTTTGGGGATTTTGGGGATATGAAGGGCGCGTTGGCGGCGTTTATTGAATAA
- a CDS encoding NTP transferase domain-containing protein, whose protein sequence is MRNWKTGRKTEANGFDKPTTIESLAELAISPPRLNVKSAKCLIIAAGKGSRLQQISDSKPLTPILGVPLIERVIRSAIKAGANDFYVVTGYRGGKVRSFLEDLANRQGIPITILVNKVWEKENGYSVLRAREYLREPFLLLMADHLFDPTIVRELMKFPLDDNEVILAVDSNTHNSLVDMADVTRVKTEGGKILKIGKGLKDLNGFDTGIFICTPAIFDALEQSAGDYGDASLSGAMRILSGDGRAIAIGTDGHFWIDVDDPAALKRAENALLTTLRDKPNDGPISRYFNRPLSMKISRWLVNKRISPNYISLVSFICSALAAGLFAFGNYSTLIIGGILAQFASIVDGCDGEVARLKFQSSRYGGWLDAVMDRYADAFLLFGLMWHAYAINTYEVILLVGFLAIIGSFMLSYTADKYDGLMRDRVNHSMNIRLGRDVRVFIIFLGAMLNQAFLTLAVIAVIMNIETVRRVIVCRNHE, encoded by the coding sequence ATGAGAAATTGGAAAACCGGAAGGAAAACGGAGGCCAATGGCTTTGATAAGCCAACAACTATAGAATCTCTCGCAGAACTGGCAATTTCACCGCCAAGACTAAATGTAAAAAGCGCGAAATGTCTGATTATTGCCGCAGGGAAAGGCAGCCGGCTTCAACAGATAAGCGACAGCAAACCACTTACGCCCATTTTAGGAGTACCATTAATCGAACGCGTTATACGTTCGGCAATAAAAGCAGGAGCGAATGATTTTTATGTGGTTACCGGATATCGGGGAGGTAAAGTCCGCTCTTTTTTGGAAGATCTGGCCAATCGGCAGGGGATTCCAATTACAATCCTGGTTAATAAGGTATGGGAAAAAGAAAACGGCTATTCAGTACTCAGAGCACGGGAATACCTGCGGGAACCATTTTTACTGCTAATGGCGGATCATTTATTTGATCCGACTATTGTCAGAGAATTAATGAAATTCCCTTTAGATGATAATGAGGTAATTCTTGCTGTTGATAGCAACACTCATAATTCGTTGGTCGACATGGCGGATGTTACCCGGGTAAAGACGGAAGGCGGAAAAATACTCAAGATTGGCAAGGGTTTGAAGGATCTAAATGGCTTTGACACGGGGATTTTTATATGCACTCCCGCGATTTTTGACGCACTGGAGCAAAGCGCGGGGGACTACGGCGATGCCTCTCTATCAGGAGCCATGCGGATTCTTTCCGGCGATGGAAGGGCTATAGCGATTGGAACCGATGGGCACTTTTGGATTGATGTGGATGACCCCGCCGCCTTAAAACGAGCAGAGAATGCCCTCCTGACTACTCTGCGTGACAAACCAAACGATGGCCCTATCTCGCGCTATTTTAACCGGCCTCTATCAATGAAGATTTCGCGCTGGCTGGTAAACAAACGAATATCCCCCAATTATATATCATTGGTCTCATTCATCTGTTCTGCTTTGGCTGCTGGATTGTTTGCTTTTGGCAATTATTCAACCCTGATTATAGGTGGTATCTTGGCACAGTTCGCATCCATCGTCGATGGCTGCGATGGTGAAGTAGCGCGGCTTAAATTCCAAAGCAGCCGCTATGGAGGGTGGTTAGATGCGGTAATGGATCGTTACGCCGATGCTTTTCTCCTTTTCGGTCTCATGTGGCACGCTTATGCTATTAATACATATGAGGTTATCCTGTTGGTCGGTTTTCTGGCAATTATCGGTTCCTTTATGTTGAGCTATACAGCCGATAAATACGATGGCCTCATGCGTGATCGGGTCAATCATAGTATGAATATCCGTCTGGGGCGCGATGTTCGTGTTTTTATTATATTTCTCGGCGCAATGCTCAATCAAGCTTTCTTGACGCTGGCTGTAATTGCCGTGATAATGAATATTGAAACCGTACGTCGGGTCATCGTCTGCCGGAATCATGAATAA
- a CDS encoding DUF4202 family protein, which translates to MNNIACAKRNIRVVISGSKVPEDPRHSENTLEWLLKLEPGADQALQIAALAHDIDRAVEPRKVHRSDYIEYDAFKAAHACNGAKILKEILNKCAVAKSIADEACRLVRFHEVGGDPRSDLLKDADSLSYFEVNMPLYYQREGWVETKRRCIWGYRRLSAGAKEAIKSITYQDEVLTRLLNESIQAVGSIPPDVIQCSDRLKRTY; encoded by the coding sequence ATGAATAACATAGCATGCGCAAAACGAAATATCAGGGTGGTTATCTCAGGTTCAAAAGTACCTGAAGATCCACGGCATTCTGAAAACACCCTTGAATGGCTATTAAAACTTGAACCCGGCGCGGATCAGGCTTTACAGATCGCCGCTCTTGCGCACGATATCGACAGGGCTGTTGAGCCTCGAAAAGTGCATCGCTCCGATTATATCGAGTATGATGCATTCAAGGCCGCTCATGCGTGTAATGGAGCAAAAATTCTGAAGGAGATCCTGAATAAATGCGCTGTTGCCAAGTCTATCGCCGATGAGGCTTGTCGCTTGGTAAGATTTCATGAGGTAGGAGGCGATCCCCGTTCTGATTTACTTAAGGATGCAGACAGCCTTTCCTACTTTGAGGTCAACATGCCCTTGTACTATCAGCGCGAGGGCTGGGTGGAAACCAAGCGGCGTTGTATCTGGGGCTATCGGCGTCTATCCGCAGGGGCAAAAGAGGCAATAAAGAGTATAACATACCAAGATGAAGTATTGACCAGACTACTAAACGAGTCAATTCAGGCTGTCGGTTCTATACCTCCGGATGTCATCCAATGTAGCGATCGCCTAAAACGGACATACTAA
- the acpS gene encoding holo-ACP synthase translates to MINSVGIDIIEVSRIKKAITRWGDSFLRRVYTPWEINYCNHKTFPEQSFAARFAVKEAVLKAIGTGLNNGVRWTSVEIVNDELGHPTVRLGERIQNIIGNKKIAISMSHTHEHAVANAIMFDDEKG, encoded by the coding sequence ATGATTAATTCTGTCGGTATAGACATAATAGAAGTTTCCCGGATAAAAAAAGCCATCACGCGCTGGGGCGATAGTTTCCTTCGCCGAGTGTATACCCCGTGGGAAATCAACTATTGTAATCACAAGACGTTTCCCGAACAGTCGTTTGCCGCCAGGTTTGCGGTTAAAGAGGCTGTCCTGAAAGCGATTGGCACAGGCTTAAACAACGGCGTAAGATGGACATCCGTGGAAATCGTCAATGATGAACTGGGGCATCCCACAGTCAGATTAGGCGAACGCATTCAGAATATCATTGGCAATAAGAAAATCGCAATCTCAATGTCGCACACCCATGAACATGCAGTGGCTAATGCTATCATGTTTGATGATGAGAAGGGATAA
- a CDS encoding class II aldolase/adducin family protein, producing the protein MNMQWLMLSCLMMRRDNMDTIRQIRRQIVDCGKLLYERQYVGGAEGNISAKLERSKIAITPSGKCLGSLKSSDMVIISPKGKKLSGKLTPSSEYRLHFGIYEHRPDIKAICHTHPIYSTAWAVAGIALDKLILPEIIDSLGIIPLVEYGTPGTTELFDNMAELVGNHDAFLLRNHGAVTLGINLEDAFFKMEMVERYAAILFNAKMLGKPKPIPLNMAKKISGYKRIIKQQSYGKSGRRKRVK; encoded by the coding sequence ATGAACATGCAGTGGCTAATGCTATCATGTTTGATGATGAGAAGGGATAATATGGATACTATCCGTCAAATACGCCGTCAAATCGTTGACTGCGGCAAGCTTCTCTACGAACGTCAATATGTTGGCGGTGCTGAGGGCAATATCTCCGCTAAGCTTGAACGCTCCAAAATAGCGATTACGCCCTCCGGCAAGTGTCTGGGAAGCCTTAAATCATCTGATATGGTTATCATATCACCTAAAGGGAAAAAGCTTTCCGGCAAACTGACACCCTCAAGCGAATACAGGCTTCATTTTGGCATTTACGAGCATCGCCCCGATATAAAAGCAATCTGTCATACTCATCCGATATATTCCACCGCCTGGGCTGTCGCCGGAATTGCTCTCGATAAATTAATCTTACCGGAGATTATCGATTCGCTGGGGATTATTCCCTTAGTTGAATACGGCACACCCGGCACAACCGAGCTATTTGATAACATGGCGGAACTGGTTGGCAATCATGACGCTTTCCTGTTGAGAAACCACGGCGCGGTTACGCTTGGCATAAACCTTGAGGATGCCTTTTTCAAAATGGAGATGGTTGAGCGTTATGCCGCCATACTTTTTAATGCTAAGATGCTTGGCAAGCCAAAGCCAATACCGTTAAATATGGCTAAAAAGATTTCGGGGTATAAGAGAATTATAAAACAGCAGTCTTATGGTAAATCAGGAAGAAGGAAGCGTGTCAAATGA
- a CDS encoding aminotransferase class I/II-fold pyridoxal phosphate-dependent enzyme, translating to MKVIIDKSERFLRTPQTMMGNMRLTGKLLERRGMEYIDLNSVVPELPDYQPFIDKLKSSDMHDITYAGDDEISLLKEKLAQMHQEIYNRKINPVKDIAITPGNRITAMLLCLGFANNSDVVALPDPGLAMYRMAAVMAGAVPKTYSLLEKNDYLPNLNALFEPPPKNLKLVFLNYPHNPTGAEAELYFYRDLINQLRYENILLVLDSPFCGSSDPAIEFPLQLKKAKHLFVELHSFGFPYGLEGLGFAIGHRGAIDNITQIIKFSGYYPTRSQVKYALTALEFHNELSERFVSIISERRKLLADGLKEIGWKIRAGRLAPFIWAKVPPWATSVGFTRKMFVRTGVWAKPGTDFGENGEGYLRLSLTISNEKIGKALNNISEKSSMLRKRGK from the coding sequence ATGAAAGTAATTATCGATAAATCCGAAAGGTTTTTGCGCACGCCCCAGACAATGATGGGGAATATGCGTCTTACCGGCAAGCTTCTCGAACGCCGCGGCATGGAGTATATCGATTTAAACTCGGTTGTTCCCGAATTGCCTGATTATCAGCCTTTTATAGATAAACTAAAAAGCTCGGATATGCATGATATTACTTATGCCGGAGATGATGAAATAAGCCTGCTCAAAGAAAAATTAGCTCAAATGCATCAAGAGATATATAATCGCAAGATTAACCCTGTTAAAGATATAGCTATAACTCCCGGCAACAGGATTACGGCTATGCTGTTATGCTTAGGGTTTGCCAACAACTCGGATGTTGTCGCCTTGCCTGATCCCGGTTTAGCTATGTATCGCATGGCTGCTGTGATGGCTGGGGCAGTTCCTAAAACCTATTCGCTTTTGGAAAAAAACGATTACCTGCCTAATCTTAATGCCCTATTTGAACCGCCGCCGAAAAACCTTAAACTTGTATTCTTAAACTATCCTCATAATCCCACCGGAGCCGAGGCAGAGCTTTATTTCTACCGCGATTTGATTAATCAACTGCGTTATGAAAATATCTTGTTAGTTCTTGATTCTCCTTTCTGCGGCTCATCGGATCCCGCAATCGAGTTTCCGCTTCAGTTAAAGAAAGCTAAACACTTGTTTGTAGAGCTTCACTCTTTCGGTTTTCCATATGGTCTTGAGGGTTTAGGATTTGCTATAGGTCATCGCGGGGCAATTGATAATATCACCCAGATAATCAAATTCAGCGGTTATTATCCCACTCGGTCGCAGGTAAAGTATGCCCTGACCGCGCTGGAATTTCATAACGAATTATCCGAGCGATTTGTCAGTATTATTTCAGAACGCCGCAAGCTTTTAGCCGATGGCCTCAAGGAAATCGGCTGGAAAATCAGAGCCGGCAGACTTGCGCCTTTTATATGGGCAAAGGTTCCGCCTTGGGCAACATCAGTAGGCTTTACCCGCAAGATGTTCGTCCGAACCGGCGTATGGGCAAAACCGGGAACTGATTTCGGTGAGAATGGCGAGGGGTATCTTCGCCTATCATTAACAATCTCGAATGAGAAAATCGGCAAGGCGCTGAATAATATCAGCGAGAAATCATCCATGCTTCGCAAAAGAGGGAAATAG
- a CDS encoding deoxynucleoside kinase, whose amino-acid sequence MAAKYIAIEGPIGVGKTTLAKMLANHYDGRLTLEKHDDNPFLEDFYKDRERYAFQVQLFFLLSRFRQQQDYFSGDLLDSYIISDYFFGKDRIFADFNLNQDELILYDHIASLYEKNIPLPDLIIYLTAPTGILMERIKKRGRGYEKHIDYDYLDSINESYRKYFFHFHQTPLLVINTEHVNFDSESDQFKYLIERIENLKSGTSYLVPSGEE is encoded by the coding sequence GTGGCGGCAAAATACATCGCGATTGAGGGTCCCATAGGAGTAGGCAAAACTACTCTGGCGAAAATGTTAGCCAATCATTATGATGGACGCTTAACGCTTGAAAAACATGATGATAATCCCTTTTTGGAGGATTTTTATAAAGACCGGGAAAGATATGCTTTCCAGGTTCAGCTTTTTTTCCTGTTGTCGCGGTTTAGACAGCAGCAGGATTATTTCTCGGGCGATTTGCTGGATTCATATATCATATCCGACTATTTCTTTGGCAAAGACAGAATATTTGCCGACTTTAACCTTAACCAGGATGAGCTAATCCTGTATGACCATATTGCCTCGCTGTATGAAAAAAATATACCGTTGCCCGATTTGATTATCTATCTGACAGCGCCAACCGGTATACTAATGGAACGTATAAAAAAACGCGGCAGAGGTTATGAAAAACATATTGATTATGATTATTTAGATTCCATAAACGAATCATACCGCAAGTATTTCTTCCATTTTCATCAGACGCCGCTTCTTGTTATCAATACCGAACATGTAAATTTCGACAGTGAGTCTGACCAGTTTAAATATTTAATCGAGCGGATAGAAAACCTGAAATCGGGAACAAGCTATCTTGTCCCATCAGGAGAAGAGTAA
- the folB gene encoding dihydroneopterin aldolase produces MPSKRKSAVLRLKNMTFFGYHGVTDAEKETGCRFEVDCEFHYDITDAVKSDSLEDTVDYSSVYDTINDLIQKNKFNLVETLAQRLADALLDEFAIKWLKVLVRKINPPISGNIDSFEVEVERQV; encoded by the coding sequence ATGCCATCAAAAAGGAAAAGCGCCGTTTTACGGTTAAAAAATATGACATTCTTCGGCTATCATGGCGTAACTGATGCCGAAAAAGAAACCGGCTGCCGATTTGAGGTTGACTGCGAATTTCACTATGATATCACTGATGCGGTAAAGTCTGATTCGCTTGAAGATACAGTTGATTATTCAAGTGTTTATGATACTATAAATGATTTAATACAGAAAAATAAATTCAATCTTGTTGAAACCTTAGCCCAAAGACTTGCTGATGCACTTCTTGATGAGTTTGCTATTAAATGGCTTAAAGTTTTGGTGCGGAAAATAAATCCGCCGATTTCAGGCAATATTGACAGCTTTGAGGTTGAAGTAGAAAGGCAAGTTTAA
- the folK gene encoding 2-amino-4-hydroxy-6-hydroxymethyldihydropteridine diphosphokinase: MAAAEIKTYLGLGSNLGDKQKNITQALNHLRSNPYITLIRHSSIYLTEPVGASRQPDFFNCAVEIKTTLFPHSLLEAVKLIEADMKRPPDNHFQPRPIDIDILLYGSAEIDSLDLMIPHSRLTKRAFVLTPLLEMNPELVHPVSFKLLKEYLIEIKPPQKVERIVDAGDIAKSSKKN; the protein is encoded by the coding sequence TTGGCCGCAGCAGAAATAAAAACTTATCTCGGACTGGGTTCAAACCTTGGGGATAAGCAAAAGAACATCACACAGGCTTTAAATCATCTCAGAAGCAATCCGTATATTACACTTATACGGCATTCTTCGATATATCTTACCGAACCGGTTGGCGCTTCCCGTCAGCCTGATTTTTTCAATTGCGCAGTCGAAATAAAAACGACGCTTTTCCCTCATTCATTACTTGAAGCGGTCAAGCTGATAGAGGCCGATATGAAACGCCCGCCGGATAATCATTTCCAACCGCGTCCTATAGATATAGACATATTGCTTTACGGCAGCGCTGAAATCGATTCGCTGGACCTGATGATACCGCATTCACGTTTGACAAAACGCGCTTTTGTGCTTACCCCATTGCTTGAAATGAATCCGGAGCTGGTTCATCCTGTTAGTTTCAAGCTGTTAAAAGAATACCTAATTGAAATTAAACCGCCGCAAAAGGTAGAAAGGATTGTCGATGCCGGAGATATTGCCAAGTCATCCAAAAAAAATTAA